The proteins below are encoded in one region of Prosthecobacter dejongeii:
- a CDS encoding VOC family protein: protein MSADLSHIPAGYQTVTPSLTAKDAAAALRFYEQAFDAVVSFKMADPQTGGTAHAEFRIGNSTMMISDEYPKYGCLAPDEGKGGAFMIYVPDVEVAFEQALAAGAVEIERPSDQFWGDRTGRVTDPFGYRWTLAQKIKDVPEEEIARLAADWQG from the coding sequence ATGAGTGCCGACCTATCCCACATTCCTGCAGGTTATCAGACTGTGACCCCGTCGCTCACAGCGAAGGACGCCGCAGCCGCGCTCCGCTTCTACGAGCAGGCTTTTGACGCGGTGGTCAGCTTTAAAATGGCAGACCCGCAAACGGGTGGGACAGCTCATGCTGAGTTTCGTATCGGTAATAGCACGATGATGATTTCTGACGAGTATCCCAAATACGGATGTCTTGCTCCCGATGAAGGAAAGGGAGGCGCCTTTATGATCTACGTGCCCGATGTTGAGGTGGCTTTTGAACAAGCCCTGGCGGCAGGTGCCGTGGAGATAGAACGTCCAAGCGACCAGTTTTGGGGAGATCGTACGGGCCGGGTCACTGATCCCTTTGGCTATCGCTGGACGCTCGCTCAAAAAATCAAGGATGTGCCCGAGGAAGAAATTGCTCGTCTCGCTGCCGATTGGCAGGGGTGA